From the Cryptomeria japonica chromosome 2, Sugi_1.0, whole genome shotgun sequence genome, one window contains:
- the LOC131044671 gene encoding protein DETOXIFICATION 54 isoform X2 produces the protein MFDLWVMEELKELSSIGMPVTAMNFVVYLRAMVSVLCMGRLGSLELAGGALAIGFTNITGYSVLFGLASGMDPVCGQAYGSQNWSLIGLSLHRTILMLLSASVPISLVWINLESIMLRLRQDPKITEVASVYCLFAVPDLLANSILQPLRVYLRSQGITRPMMWSSFFAVVFHVPLTVLLVFVFNMGVPGVAIATWCTNFNMVLFLVAYLLYTGVHKRTYVQWSLACLREWCPLLKLALPSCFAVCLEWWWYEIMTLLAGYLNNPEVTVATAAIVIQTTSLMYTVPMALGSSVSTRVGNELGAFKPSRAKLATFVALGCAVFIALVSVTWTTFLRYLWGRVFTKDAGVLALTGSVLPIIGLCELGNCPQTTGCGVLRGSARPAIGARINLWSFYLIGMPVAIVLAFFFKLGLLGLCYGLLAAQIACAFSILLVVLRTDWASEACKARELTGGKTELELSNSSDEELGLLNDASKELQQTIINKDGGI, from the exons ATGTTTGATCTTTGG GTAATGGAGGAGTTGAAGGAGCTGTCAAGCATAGGGATGCCGGTGACGGCAATGAACTTTGTGGTATACCTACGGGCCATGGTGTCGGTTCTATGCATGGGAAGACTGGGGAGTCTAGAACTGGCGGGAGGAGCACTAGCAATCGGGTTCACAAACATCACTGGTTATTCGGTCCTGTTTGGGCTGGCCTCAGGCATGGACCCTGTTTGTGGGCAGGCGTACGGATCGCAGAACTGGTCTCTAATAGGGCTTTCCCTGCACAGGACCATCCTAATGCTCCTGTCGGCGTCCGTGCCCATAAGCCTGGTGTGGATAAACTTGGAGAGCATTATGCTGCGGCTGAGACAGGACCCGAAGATCACGGAGGTGGCGAGCGTGTACTGTCTGTTCGCTGTGCCAGACCTGCTTGCCAACAGCATCCTGCAGCCCCTGCGGGTGTATCTTCGCTCGCAAGGGATCACACGCCCCATGATGTGGTCCTCTTTTTTCGCGGTTGTCTTCCACGTACCGCTAACCGTACTTCTCGTATTCGTCTTCAACATGGGTGTGCCCGGTGTCGCAATTGCCACCTGGTGTACCAATTTCAACATGGTGCTCTTCTTGGTGGCATATTTGCTCTACACAGGTGTTCACAAGAGAACCTACGTTCAATGGTCCTTGGCCTGCCTAAGGGAATGGTGCCCCTTGCTCAAATTGGCCCTCCCCAGTTGCTTTGCCGTCTGTTTAGAATGGTGGTGGTATGAAATCATGACCCTCCTAGCGGGCTACTTGAACAATCCAGAAGTAACAGTTGCAACCGCCGCCATTGTAATCCAGACCACATCATTAATGTACACAGTCCCCATGGCCCTTGGGTCTTCAGTCTCCACAAGGGTAGGCAACGAGTTAGGAGCCTTTAAACCCTCTAGAGCTAAGCTGGCCACTTTCGTTGCCCTGGGTTGTGCTGTTTTCATTGCACTGGTAAGCGTGACGTGGACTACGTTTCTGAGATATCTGTGGGGACGGGTGTTCACAAAAGATGCTGGAGTACTAGCCCTTACTGGATCAGTCTTACCAATCATAGGACTCTGTGAGCTCGGTAATTGCCCACAGACAACCGGTTGTGGGGTCTTGCGAGGTAGTGCTAGGCCTGCAATCGGTGCAAGAATCAATCTTTGGTCATTTTATCTCATCGGCATGCCCGTTGCAATCGTTCTAGCCTTCTTTTTCAAGCTCGGTTTGCTGGGCCTCTGTTATGGGCTTCTAGCCGCTCAAATTGCCTGCGCCTTCTCAATTCTATTGGTCGTTCTGCGTACAGACTGGGCATCGGAAGCATGCAAGGCCAGAGAGCTGACTGGCGGGAAAACCGAGCTTGAACTCAGCAATTCATCAGATGAGGAACTCGGGCTTCTGAACGACGCCTCAAAAGAGTTGCAACAAACAATCATTAATAAAGACGGTGGTATCTAA
- the LOC131044671 gene encoding protein DETOXIFICATION 54 isoform X1 — MEPSEKRGIEDGLLHKLPTFSEVMEELKELSSIGMPVTAMNFVVYLRAMVSVLCMGRLGSLELAGGALAIGFTNITGYSVLFGLASGMDPVCGQAYGSQNWSLIGLSLHRTILMLLSASVPISLVWINLESIMLRLRQDPKITEVASVYCLFAVPDLLANSILQPLRVYLRSQGITRPMMWSSFFAVVFHVPLTVLLVFVFNMGVPGVAIATWCTNFNMVLFLVAYLLYTGVHKRTYVQWSLACLREWCPLLKLALPSCFAVCLEWWWYEIMTLLAGYLNNPEVTVATAAIVIQTTSLMYTVPMALGSSVSTRVGNELGAFKPSRAKLATFVALGCAVFIALVSVTWTTFLRYLWGRVFTKDAGVLALTGSVLPIIGLCELGNCPQTTGCGVLRGSARPAIGARINLWSFYLIGMPVAIVLAFFFKLGLLGLCYGLLAAQIACAFSILLVVLRTDWASEACKARELTGGKTELELSNSSDEELGLLNDASKELQQTIINKDGGI; from the exons ATGGAGCCGTCAGAGAAGCGGGGAATCGAGGATGGGTTGCTCCATAAGTTGCCCACCTTCTCAGAG GTAATGGAGGAGTTGAAGGAGCTGTCAAGCATAGGGATGCCGGTGACGGCAATGAACTTTGTGGTATACCTACGGGCCATGGTGTCGGTTCTATGCATGGGAAGACTGGGGAGTCTAGAACTGGCGGGAGGAGCACTAGCAATCGGGTTCACAAACATCACTGGTTATTCGGTCCTGTTTGGGCTGGCCTCAGGCATGGACCCTGTTTGTGGGCAGGCGTACGGATCGCAGAACTGGTCTCTAATAGGGCTTTCCCTGCACAGGACCATCCTAATGCTCCTGTCGGCGTCCGTGCCCATAAGCCTGGTGTGGATAAACTTGGAGAGCATTATGCTGCGGCTGAGACAGGACCCGAAGATCACGGAGGTGGCGAGCGTGTACTGTCTGTTCGCTGTGCCAGACCTGCTTGCCAACAGCATCCTGCAGCCCCTGCGGGTGTATCTTCGCTCGCAAGGGATCACACGCCCCATGATGTGGTCCTCTTTTTTCGCGGTTGTCTTCCACGTACCGCTAACCGTACTTCTCGTATTCGTCTTCAACATGGGTGTGCCCGGTGTCGCAATTGCCACCTGGTGTACCAATTTCAACATGGTGCTCTTCTTGGTGGCATATTTGCTCTACACAGGTGTTCACAAGAGAACCTACGTTCAATGGTCCTTGGCCTGCCTAAGGGAATGGTGCCCCTTGCTCAAATTGGCCCTCCCCAGTTGCTTTGCCGTCTGTTTAGAATGGTGGTGGTATGAAATCATGACCCTCCTAGCGGGCTACTTGAACAATCCAGAAGTAACAGTTGCAACCGCCGCCATTGTAATCCAGACCACATCATTAATGTACACAGTCCCCATGGCCCTTGGGTCTTCAGTCTCCACAAGGGTAGGCAACGAGTTAGGAGCCTTTAAACCCTCTAGAGCTAAGCTGGCCACTTTCGTTGCCCTGGGTTGTGCTGTTTTCATTGCACTGGTAAGCGTGACGTGGACTACGTTTCTGAGATATCTGTGGGGACGGGTGTTCACAAAAGATGCTGGAGTACTAGCCCTTACTGGATCAGTCTTACCAATCATAGGACTCTGTGAGCTCGGTAATTGCCCACAGACAACCGGTTGTGGGGTCTTGCGAGGTAGTGCTAGGCCTGCAATCGGTGCAAGAATCAATCTTTGGTCATTTTATCTCATCGGCATGCCCGTTGCAATCGTTCTAGCCTTCTTTTTCAAGCTCGGTTTGCTGGGCCTCTGTTATGGGCTTCTAGCCGCTCAAATTGCCTGCGCCTTCTCAATTCTATTGGTCGTTCTGCGTACAGACTGGGCATCGGAAGCATGCAAGGCCAGAGAGCTGACTGGCGGGAAAACCGAGCTTGAACTCAGCAATTCATCAGATGAGGAACTCGGGCTTCTGAACGACGCCTCAAAAGAGTTGCAACAAACAATCATTAATAAAGACGGTGGTATCTAA
- the LOC131044671 gene encoding protein DETOXIFICATION 54 isoform X3 has product MEELKELSSIGMPVTAMNFVVYLRAMVSVLCMGRLGSLELAGGALAIGFTNITGYSVLFGLASGMDPVCGQAYGSQNWSLIGLSLHRTILMLLSASVPISLVWINLESIMLRLRQDPKITEVASVYCLFAVPDLLANSILQPLRVYLRSQGITRPMMWSSFFAVVFHVPLTVLLVFVFNMGVPGVAIATWCTNFNMVLFLVAYLLYTGVHKRTYVQWSLACLREWCPLLKLALPSCFAVCLEWWWYEIMTLLAGYLNNPEVTVATAAIVIQTTSLMYTVPMALGSSVSTRVGNELGAFKPSRAKLATFVALGCAVFIALVSVTWTTFLRYLWGRVFTKDAGVLALTGSVLPIIGLCELGNCPQTTGCGVLRGSARPAIGARINLWSFYLIGMPVAIVLAFFFKLGLLGLCYGLLAAQIACAFSILLVVLRTDWASEACKARELTGGKTELELSNSSDEELGLLNDASKELQQTIINKDGGI; this is encoded by the coding sequence ATGGAGGAGTTGAAGGAGCTGTCAAGCATAGGGATGCCGGTGACGGCAATGAACTTTGTGGTATACCTACGGGCCATGGTGTCGGTTCTATGCATGGGAAGACTGGGGAGTCTAGAACTGGCGGGAGGAGCACTAGCAATCGGGTTCACAAACATCACTGGTTATTCGGTCCTGTTTGGGCTGGCCTCAGGCATGGACCCTGTTTGTGGGCAGGCGTACGGATCGCAGAACTGGTCTCTAATAGGGCTTTCCCTGCACAGGACCATCCTAATGCTCCTGTCGGCGTCCGTGCCCATAAGCCTGGTGTGGATAAACTTGGAGAGCATTATGCTGCGGCTGAGACAGGACCCGAAGATCACGGAGGTGGCGAGCGTGTACTGTCTGTTCGCTGTGCCAGACCTGCTTGCCAACAGCATCCTGCAGCCCCTGCGGGTGTATCTTCGCTCGCAAGGGATCACACGCCCCATGATGTGGTCCTCTTTTTTCGCGGTTGTCTTCCACGTACCGCTAACCGTACTTCTCGTATTCGTCTTCAACATGGGTGTGCCCGGTGTCGCAATTGCCACCTGGTGTACCAATTTCAACATGGTGCTCTTCTTGGTGGCATATTTGCTCTACACAGGTGTTCACAAGAGAACCTACGTTCAATGGTCCTTGGCCTGCCTAAGGGAATGGTGCCCCTTGCTCAAATTGGCCCTCCCCAGTTGCTTTGCCGTCTGTTTAGAATGGTGGTGGTATGAAATCATGACCCTCCTAGCGGGCTACTTGAACAATCCAGAAGTAACAGTTGCAACCGCCGCCATTGTAATCCAGACCACATCATTAATGTACACAGTCCCCATGGCCCTTGGGTCTTCAGTCTCCACAAGGGTAGGCAACGAGTTAGGAGCCTTTAAACCCTCTAGAGCTAAGCTGGCCACTTTCGTTGCCCTGGGTTGTGCTGTTTTCATTGCACTGGTAAGCGTGACGTGGACTACGTTTCTGAGATATCTGTGGGGACGGGTGTTCACAAAAGATGCTGGAGTACTAGCCCTTACTGGATCAGTCTTACCAATCATAGGACTCTGTGAGCTCGGTAATTGCCCACAGACAACCGGTTGTGGGGTCTTGCGAGGTAGTGCTAGGCCTGCAATCGGTGCAAGAATCAATCTTTGGTCATTTTATCTCATCGGCATGCCCGTTGCAATCGTTCTAGCCTTCTTTTTCAAGCTCGGTTTGCTGGGCCTCTGTTATGGGCTTCTAGCCGCTCAAATTGCCTGCGCCTTCTCAATTCTATTGGTCGTTCTGCGTACAGACTGGGCATCGGAAGCATGCAAGGCCAGAGAGCTGACTGGCGGGAAAACCGAGCTTGAACTCAGCAATTCATCAGATGAGGAACTCGGGCTTCTGAACGACGCCTCAAAAGAGTTGCAACAAACAATCATTAATAAAGACGGTGGTATCTAA